A stretch of the Tachysurus vachellii isolate PV-2020 chromosome 26, HZAU_Pvac_v1, whole genome shotgun sequence genome encodes the following:
- the ptpa gene encoding serine/threonine-protein phosphatase 2A activator, which translates to MAETEKQAGASPEDDSLPLPASFSFMVPRKEISMVPDMGKWKRSQAYADYIGFILTVNEAVKGKKLTCDYPVSETVENLLSMLETMDRWIDETPPIDQPSRFGNKAYRTWYAKLEQEAEALVSTVLPDELGAAAPEVAVYLKEAVGNSTRIDYGTGHEAAFAAFLCCLCKVGALRVEDQLAIIFKVFDRYLRVMRRLQKTYRMEPAGSQGVWGLDDFQFLPFIWGSSQLIDHQTLEPRHFVEEKAVNEHHQDYMFLECIKFINEMKTGPFAEHSNQLWNISAVPSWSKVNQGLIRMYKAECLEKFPVIQHFKFGSLLSIQPVKP; encoded by the exons ATGGCGGAAACCGAGAAGCAGGCAG GTGCCTCTCCTGAAGATGACAGTCTTCCCCTACCTGCCAGCTTCAGCTTTATGGTGCCGAGGAAGGAGATCAGCATGGTGCCGGATATGGGCAAATGGAAAAGATCTCAG GCGTATGCAGATTACATTGGATTCATCCTAACGGTAAACGAGGCGGTGAAGGGGAAGAAGCTCACGTGTGATTATCCTGTATCAGAG ACAGTAGAAAATTTGCTGTCCATGTTGGAAACTATGGATCGCTGGATAGATGAGACGCCGCCAATTGACCAGCCATCCCGCTTTGGCAATAAAGCTTACCGAACCTGGTACGCCAAACTCGAGCAG GAAGCTGAGGCTCTGGTGTCTACTGTTCTTCCTGATGAACTCGGTGCTGCTGCTCCAGAGGTCGCTGTGTACCTGAAGGAAGCTGTAGGCAACTCTACCAGGATTGATTATGGcacag gccATGAAGCTGCCTTTGCAGCTTTCCTCTGCTGCCTTTGCAAAGTAGGAGCTCTGCGAGTGGAGGACCAGCTGGCCATCATTTTCAAAGTCTTTGACAG GTATCTGCGCGTGATGCGGAGGCTGCAGAAGACATACCGCATGGAGCCAGCAGGGAGTCAGGGCGTGTGGGGGCTCGATGACTTTCAGTTTCTGCCCTTCATATGGGGCAGTTCCCAGCTCATAG ATCATCAAACTCTGGAGCCACGGCATTTTGTGGAGGAGAAGGCAGTGAACGAGCACCATCAGGACTACATGTTTCTTGAGTGCATCAAATTCAtcaatgag ATGAAAACGGGACCCTTTGCTGAGCACTCGAACCAGCTTTGGAACATCAGTGCCGTTCCCTCCTGGTCCAAAGTCAACCAAGGCCTTATACGAATGTACAAGGCTGAA TGTCTAGAGAAGTTTCCCGTTATCCAGCACTTCAAGTTTGGCAGCCTGCTGTCCATCCAGCCTGTGAAACCATGA
- the crata gene encoding carnitine O-acetyltransferase isoform X1, protein MMGILSRAMTKAGMAMPSCLVKPVALTKIPGRYLAHQESLPKLPVPPLKQTCDRYLATLEPIVEAEELKHTHRLLEEFQQPGGVGERLQKRLESRASKLENWLSEWWLQTAYLNYRMPVVVHSSPGVVLPRLQFSDRQGQIRYTAKLISGVLDFKTMIDNETLPVEHLRGMPLCMNQYYQVLSSCRIPGIKRDSVVNHALSRRPPTHITVVHNFQFFVLDVYNSDGTPLTVDQLYIQLEKICNSSPQANEEPIGILTSNHRDSWGKAYGNLIKDQTNKESVQAIQRSIFTVCLDAPMPQASDEMYRTRAAVQMLHGGGSRWNSGNRWFDKTLQFVIGEDGTCGVIYEHAPAEGPPIIALIDHVVEYTMKQEMIRTPMVPLPMPRKLHFNFTPEVKSDIEEAKQNMNILAHDLDMRVIVFCHFGKNVPKSYQMSPDAFIQVALQLAYYRLYKHCCATYESASLRMFKLGRTDTIRSASIDSATFVRSMDDPDKQNPERVTLLEKAVKAHSAYTDMAVRGQAIDRHLLGLKLQAVEDLPTLPEIFMDTSFAKAHHFRLSTSQVPAKTDCVMCFGPVVPDGYGFCYNPMEKHINFAVSAFNSCAETSATRLANALEEALLDMKSLLDQTRKSKL, encoded by the exons ATGATGGGAATTTTATCCAGGGCCATG ACCAAGGCTGGCATGGCGATGCCGTCCTGCCTGGTGAAGCCAGTAgccttgactaagatacctggACGCTATTTGGCTCATCAGGAGTCTCTCCCAAAGCTGCCAGTGCCTCCACTGAAGCAGACATGTGATCGTTACCTGGCCACTCTGGAGCCCATCGTGGAAGCCGAGGAGCTGAAACATACCCACAGGCTCCTGGAGGAGTTCCAGCAGCCTGGTGGTGTTGGAGAGAGACTGCAGAAGAGACTGGAGAGTAGGGCAAGCAAGCTGGAAAACTGG CTCTCTGAATGGTGGTTACAGACAGCATATCTGAACTACCGGATGCCTGTGGTGGTCCACTCGAGTCCCGGAGTCGTCCTTCCACGTTTACAGTTTAGTGACCGCCAAGGTCAAATAAG ATACACAGCGAAACTGATTTCAGGAGTTTTGGATTTCAAGACCATGATTGACAA TGAAACGTTACCGGTGGAGCATCTTCGTGGGATGCCGCTGTGTATGAATCAGTATTATCAGGTTCTGTCTTCTTGCCGTATACCCGGTATCAAAAGAGACTCGGTGGTGAATCATGCTTTGAGCAGGAGGCCTCCAACTCACATCACCGTGGTGCACAACTTCCAG TTCTTTGTGCTGGATGTGTACAACAGTGATGGCACACCTCTGACCGTGGATCAGCTCTATATTCAGCTGGAGAAAATCTGTAACTCTTCCCCTCAGGCTAACGAGGAGCCGATCGGCATCCTCACCTCTAATCACCGCGACAGCTGGGGCAAAGCCTACGGCAACCTCATTAAAG ACCAAACAAATAAGGAGTCAGTGCAGGCGATTCAGAGGAGCATCTTCACCGTGTGTCTGGACGCTCCAATGCCTCAGGCTTCGGATGAGATGTACCGCACTAGAGCAGCTGTGCAGATGCTGCATGGAGGAGGCAGCCGGTGGAACAGTGGAAACCGCTGGTTCgataaaacacttcag TTTGTCATAGGTGAAGATGGGACATGCGGTGTGATCTATGAACACGCCCCTGCCGAAGGTCCTCCAATCATAGCACTGATCGATCATGTGGTGGAGTACAC GATGAAGCAAGAAATGATTCGTACCCCCATGGTTCCTCTACCCATGCCTCGGAAACTGCACTTCAACTTCACACCAGAAGTTAAAAGTGATATTGAGGAGGCCAAGcagaacatgaacat ATTAGCTCATGACTTGGATATGAGGGTCATTGTGTTCTGCCACTTTGGTAAAAATGTTCCAAAGTCTTATCAGATGAGTCCTGATGCATTTATTCAGGTGGCTCTACAGCTGGCTTATTACAG gCTGTATAAGCATTGCTGTGCCACGTACGAGAGTGCTTCTCTGCGCATGTTCAAACTGGGCCGAACAGACACCATTCGATCAGCATCCATCGACTCTGCCACCTTTGTTCGATCCATGGACGACCCTGACAAGCAG AACCCAGAGAGGGTGACTCTGCTGGAAAAGGCAGTGAAGGCCCACAGCGCGTACACAGACATg GCGGTTCGTGGGCAAGCCATTGACAGGCATTTGCTTGGCCTGAAGCTGCAGGCTGTTGAAGACTTGCCAACCCTGCCAGAAATCTTCATGGACACGTCTTTTGCCAAAGCACACCATTTCAGACTTTCCACCAGCCAG GTTCCAGCTAAAACCGactgtgtgatgtgttttgGCCCAGTGGTACCTGATGGCTACGGCTTCTGCTACAACCCCATGGAGAAACACATTAACTTTGCAGTCTCCGCATTTAACAGCTGTGCAGAAACCAGTGCCACGCGACTGGCCAACGCTCTGGAGGAAGCTCTGCTGGACATGAAAAGCCTGCTGGATCAGACACGCAAATCCAAACTGTGA
- the crata gene encoding carnitine O-acetyltransferase isoform X2 has protein sequence MGTGDRQTKAGMAMPSCLVKPVALTKIPGRYLAHQESLPKLPVPPLKQTCDRYLATLEPIVEAEELKHTHRLLEEFQQPGGVGERLQKRLESRASKLENWLSEWWLQTAYLNYRMPVVVHSSPGVVLPRLQFSDRQGQIRYTAKLISGVLDFKTMIDNETLPVEHLRGMPLCMNQYYQVLSSCRIPGIKRDSVVNHALSRRPPTHITVVHNFQFFVLDVYNSDGTPLTVDQLYIQLEKICNSSPQANEEPIGILTSNHRDSWGKAYGNLIKDQTNKESVQAIQRSIFTVCLDAPMPQASDEMYRTRAAVQMLHGGGSRWNSGNRWFDKTLQFVIGEDGTCGVIYEHAPAEGPPIIALIDHVVEYTMKQEMIRTPMVPLPMPRKLHFNFTPEVKSDIEEAKQNMNILAHDLDMRVIVFCHFGKNVPKSYQMSPDAFIQVALQLAYYRLYKHCCATYESASLRMFKLGRTDTIRSASIDSATFVRSMDDPDKQNPERVTLLEKAVKAHSAYTDMAVRGQAIDRHLLGLKLQAVEDLPTLPEIFMDTSFAKAHHFRLSTSQVPAKTDCVMCFGPVVPDGYGFCYNPMEKHINFAVSAFNSCAETSATRLANALEEALLDMKSLLDQTRKSKL, from the exons ATGGGTACAGGTGATCGTCAG ACCAAGGCTGGCATGGCGATGCCGTCCTGCCTGGTGAAGCCAGTAgccttgactaagatacctggACGCTATTTGGCTCATCAGGAGTCTCTCCCAAAGCTGCCAGTGCCTCCACTGAAGCAGACATGTGATCGTTACCTGGCCACTCTGGAGCCCATCGTGGAAGCCGAGGAGCTGAAACATACCCACAGGCTCCTGGAGGAGTTCCAGCAGCCTGGTGGTGTTGGAGAGAGACTGCAGAAGAGACTGGAGAGTAGGGCAAGCAAGCTGGAAAACTGG CTCTCTGAATGGTGGTTACAGACAGCATATCTGAACTACCGGATGCCTGTGGTGGTCCACTCGAGTCCCGGAGTCGTCCTTCCACGTTTACAGTTTAGTGACCGCCAAGGTCAAATAAG ATACACAGCGAAACTGATTTCAGGAGTTTTGGATTTCAAGACCATGATTGACAA TGAAACGTTACCGGTGGAGCATCTTCGTGGGATGCCGCTGTGTATGAATCAGTATTATCAGGTTCTGTCTTCTTGCCGTATACCCGGTATCAAAAGAGACTCGGTGGTGAATCATGCTTTGAGCAGGAGGCCTCCAACTCACATCACCGTGGTGCACAACTTCCAG TTCTTTGTGCTGGATGTGTACAACAGTGATGGCACACCTCTGACCGTGGATCAGCTCTATATTCAGCTGGAGAAAATCTGTAACTCTTCCCCTCAGGCTAACGAGGAGCCGATCGGCATCCTCACCTCTAATCACCGCGACAGCTGGGGCAAAGCCTACGGCAACCTCATTAAAG ACCAAACAAATAAGGAGTCAGTGCAGGCGATTCAGAGGAGCATCTTCACCGTGTGTCTGGACGCTCCAATGCCTCAGGCTTCGGATGAGATGTACCGCACTAGAGCAGCTGTGCAGATGCTGCATGGAGGAGGCAGCCGGTGGAACAGTGGAAACCGCTGGTTCgataaaacacttcag TTTGTCATAGGTGAAGATGGGACATGCGGTGTGATCTATGAACACGCCCCTGCCGAAGGTCCTCCAATCATAGCACTGATCGATCATGTGGTGGAGTACAC GATGAAGCAAGAAATGATTCGTACCCCCATGGTTCCTCTACCCATGCCTCGGAAACTGCACTTCAACTTCACACCAGAAGTTAAAAGTGATATTGAGGAGGCCAAGcagaacatgaacat ATTAGCTCATGACTTGGATATGAGGGTCATTGTGTTCTGCCACTTTGGTAAAAATGTTCCAAAGTCTTATCAGATGAGTCCTGATGCATTTATTCAGGTGGCTCTACAGCTGGCTTATTACAG gCTGTATAAGCATTGCTGTGCCACGTACGAGAGTGCTTCTCTGCGCATGTTCAAACTGGGCCGAACAGACACCATTCGATCAGCATCCATCGACTCTGCCACCTTTGTTCGATCCATGGACGACCCTGACAAGCAG AACCCAGAGAGGGTGACTCTGCTGGAAAAGGCAGTGAAGGCCCACAGCGCGTACACAGACATg GCGGTTCGTGGGCAAGCCATTGACAGGCATTTGCTTGGCCTGAAGCTGCAGGCTGTTGAAGACTTGCCAACCCTGCCAGAAATCTTCATGGACACGTCTTTTGCCAAAGCACACCATTTCAGACTTTCCACCAGCCAG GTTCCAGCTAAAACCGactgtgtgatgtgttttgGCCCAGTGGTACCTGATGGCTACGGCTTCTGCTACAACCCCATGGAGAAACACATTAACTTTGCAGTCTCCGCATTTAACAGCTGTGCAGAAACCAGTGCCACGCGACTGGCCAACGCTCTGGAGGAAGCTCTGCTGGACATGAAAAGCCTGCTGGATCAGACACGCAAATCCAAACTGTGA